Below is a genomic region from Henckelia pumila isolate YLH828 chromosome 3, ASM3356847v2, whole genome shotgun sequence.
CTAGCTAACTGCTGCCGAATGATGGAGATGAAAGCAGGTGGGGACCAACGAGCTGATGCCGTGAAACAATCTTGATGCGAGAtgatggtggtggtggtggcggCGGCTGCTGCTGCTGCATCTTCCGGCAAGAGGGGCGGCTTTGATGAAGGGATGATCAAGAAGCACGTGGGCAGTACATCTTGATGTTGGATCCTTAACAAAACATTTTTTGAGAAAATCCATGGCCTCTTTGGAAATCAGCTTCCTCGGCATCTCCGGAATCTGATCGCTACAACCGATTTTCATCATCACATCAACGGCATTCATACATGATTTATCAAACTTCCAAGGGGAATTATTCCCTGTCAACATGGACAAAACGGTGCATCCCAAAGACCAAACATCCGATTGAGGTACGTATGTTTGATTGGATATCGACTCCGGCGCTGCATAAAGAACAGTACCCCTGAAACccccatcatcatcatcttcgtcTTCGCCGCCTCGGCCACGCATGTTAAGAGCACTTCCAAGGTCTGCGAGCTTCGCAGTATCTTCAACACCAGCTTCTTTAACGATGAGGATATTGTGGGGCTTAATGTCGCAGTGCACGTACCCCATTGCGTGCATATGAGAAAGAGCCACGAGAATTGATCTCGTGTGCTTCTTCACAAGAGGCTCCGGCAAGCCTTTTCCGGCGTTAGAAGACTTGTTGATCTCGCCGGCCAAACAACCTCCGGAGGCGTACTCGAGAAAGATATTGTACAACTCCTGACCATCTTCTTGGGACGTCTCGTCCCCGAAACATCGGATGATGAACGGACAATTGTTGAAACGATCCAACAACTTCTTTTCTTTCACTAGTGATTTGCATTCCGATGATTTTGATGATTTTACAGCAACCACCAGGCAGCTGCTATCTTCTTGTTGGATTACGCCTTTGCTCACAAAAGCGAAACCACCTCTTCCCAATTCTTCTCCTCTAATCCAATGCATTTCTTCGTGTGTTTCTTGCGTACGTTCTTTTCAGAATTTGGTTTAAGATGAAAAAGCTAGAATGGATCGGAAGGTGTTTATATAGAGGGAATTCCCGAGCGCTTACAATTTGTATTCTGTGAGGAGTTTGGTTTTCTAATTAGGATGGGATTTTCATTGATTGCCTAATTAGGAGACCAATTTAAAATTTACAAGTTCAATGTAATTTGcttttaaaatcaaatttacgAGTTTAAAATGTGATCACATTTGTAGCTTTtgcaaatttatattaaatattttcaaatttacgAGTTTAAAATGTtgacaaaattttaatatttgtaaagtggataatattaatatatgtcTTCATCCTTAAATTATATGCCCCCTTTTTTTTTGTCGAAGGCGttcttttagttttttttccttGCTCCTATTATTTTCCCAAACTTTAATTTCAAatccaattttaaattcaaatccaattctAATTccaattttttaaaagaacCGAACACACTGTTAGGAATATAGCTAACATCAATATTTTTTCACTGTATTTTGCAAATTATAGCTTCTAAactttttctaaaaatattttaatttataatatattatcgACATAATCCTTTCTACAAGATGATAATATTTATCActaattcattatttttaaatatttataacaATTACAATGAgtaaaaacagaaaaaaaaaaaaaaacatataaattaCAAGTCCAAAATGAAATTTATAAACCACTTAGGCCACAACCAAAACcaaatattttgttttctttttcatcGAATAGCATATGCTGATAGTTGTTAGTGGTTGAGTACTTGAGTTCGTgcatattcttttttttttttttgggcaaaaAACACTTCTTAATACTATAATCCTTCTGAAATAGTTGCTCGATCAGGTCGCTACAAAGATCAAACGTCTGTCAACCGTTTTGCACAACAAGGTTAGTTTCTCGGACAAGATTATCTTCTCTTCTCTAGTGAAGCCGAAGATCcaattctttagttaattacaTGGTTGTCATTTGGTCACGATAAGCGTTCCCGAAAAGGACTTCTAGAAATGGTTCACGAGGATGATAAGCGTTCCCGAAAAGGACTTCTAGAAATGGTTCACGAGGATGAAATAGATATCGAAGTGTCTCCGAAAAAACGACTGGGATTCTTACACTCTCGTGCTTTCTAAGCTTGGCTTCCGCCAAAATCCAGATCAAAGGCTTCAAAAAATTcttgttttataatttaattacaaaatttttgaaacaaaaataaattaaaaacaaaatcacGATTAAACGCTAGTTATGATAATATATGTTATACTTTAAACTATTAACTATCGATCACTAATAAATGTCCAATAAATACAGCTTAAAACCCCGTATATAATTTCTGCTACATGTCAGAATGAAAATATTGTTGCTATGAGTAGGGCAAAAACCTACCATACTATTGGGTGAGTATGCTACACCAAATAAGTACTTCTCCGTTTTGTTTTTTATAAGATGTTCGCACGAATATCTAActgcaaaacaaaaaaacaagagTACTTCTCCCGATGTAGCATAGACTTACCCCATACTTTAATGTTCACGTTTCGAATCCACAAATTATTCAGCGAGTATGAATTTTCGTGTCTTCTCATTCGGAAAGGATTGTGACACAATCTTAATATCTTCCAGATCCTGGAATCAAGAAGAGCCAACATTTATCACCTCAATTTTGAAAACTAATGATCTTGCTACATAGCCAATATTAGGCATTAATGGAGTTTTCGTTCGAATCTAGGGGAGAAAAAGATCATGAATAATTTTCTAAACGAATAATGTTACCTATCAGAATATAGGGGCACTGCTTGGCTATTAAAAAGTTGAATCTCGTCCTTCAGCATCTGTTTcaagtttaaaattttccatTTGAAGAAGGAAGGCTCGTCTTCCGAATCGGCCATGGGGCACCTCCCATTACAGCTTCAATTTCTTGTATCTCTCGTGGAACTTTCGTCATGTTTACGCAACCATCTGATGTAACATACTGAAAACGTACAAAAGAGAGCACATGAGTTGCATATTTCTGATTCTGaagttttgagattttaaaaTACGGTCGTAACTTCAAAACATTAGACAGAACCTTATATCACAAAAGGTTGGAAGAAAATTGTGATATTTTTGATGATTGAAAAGGGTAAAACCAGCTGAGCCATTCATTAATAAAGTGATTATAACTTCACTTCAAGATCAAAGATCAAGATCAAAGGACAAGTGGAAACCAAACCATGATCACCCCAAGTCAATATAACCAGTACAACTGTACAAGCTAGCAAAGGCCTCTTTATGAAATTAGTAAATTTGAGATTCACGACAGTGAGAGAATATTACATAAAAGGTTAAAAAAATATACTGATTCTGTTAAAGAAAGATGAGCCAAGGAAATACCACGTCACTTTCAATTCGAACCCCTCCAAAATCTCTAAATCTGATGATCTTTTCCTGgttgaaatattttgatgttttgggATTTTCCATTGCAGGAAGTAACAAGGCATTAATGAAATAACAACCGGGTTCCACAGTTATCACCTGCAGTTGAGACACTGTAAAATTCTCACGTAATAGTTAATGAAAATCAAGGATAGATAAAGATTTTACAGCATGCGTGTCTACCAAAATATGATGCAGATATCAAAGCAGCATTGGAGCGCAGTTTGCAACAATTTAACAACAAAGAGATTATGCAAATCACATCTCTTTGTAAGATAATTGAATTTTAAGGACACTGAAATTTTGTTTGAAAAAAGACGACATACAGGTTATTACAACTAATATTTACACTATGGAAACATCAAAGTTCAACACTATAACAAAAGAAACGGTAACATGGAAACAGAATAGCTAATTTTCACAGTGCAGGTTTCTAAAACAGAAAATATGGAAAAAAAAACGTAACATCAAACTGACTGGTCAATGCAGTACAATTTGAGACCCATCaagatttcaaaattaaatttagcTTAAATACGACTTCAAATGTGTACCATTCCCTCCAATAGTTCTCTACTCGTGCGCAAGGCCTTAAGTCCAGGTTCTTTTGGTCTTTCAGCTCCCTAAAACCAGATCAGTAATATAAAAATGAATTTAACTGAAATTGAaagaacataaaacttacaAGAAACTAATCACATTAACCTTTAGGTAACCCCCAGGATCGTGGGTATCAATACCCAAAAGGTGCCCTAGGCCATGAGGCATGAAAATAGCACCCAGACGCTCATGATTCATAGCGTCAATGTCCCTTCAACCATCAGATAATCATAGCATGAACAAGTGTTTAATTGGTTGTGTTTATTTCGTACATATGGCAATAAGAAGAAAGCACGCAATCAAGAAACGTATATACCCATATAGGACGTTTCCATTTTTCAATGATTCCAGGATAGTTCTTTCAGCCAATCTGCAAATGAGAGAAAATTTATTGATTTGTTACAACTACTTCCTATAGATAGTTATAATGTTATAACTATCGCTCATGAACTTTGCACGTGCCTTTATCTTGGATTGTTTCCTTATCGTCCTTTTTATAAGAAAGGCAGAAATAGGGACCCaaactattttttcttatgCTTAATTCTCCTTGTTTTCCTCTTAAGTCTCCACCCCCAAATTCCATCAAAATGTGCTTCTAGAAAATAAGGGGTGTGAGTGTGAATTTGGAGAAGAGATATGAGGGGGTATATTAGGTAAAGCAACCTAGGAAGGAGAAAGGGAATGGTGAAAGTAGAAATTGGAAAAGGGGGAAGGTGATGATGCTGACAACTGGGTTGGAGGTTAATGGTTGCTAGGTTTCGGAACGGTTCATGATCTAGTTTGACGACTTGCAATCAATGGGTAAAGCACCAATGGTTAGATCAGCAAGACAATGCTGTTTTTTTGTGAGCAAGCACAAGTAAAGATGATGGTTTAATTTTGTGACAAATgtgacaaaaatatttttacaatatTATAGTCACAGATGATTGAAGAAGCAATATCGCTCAACTCATTTTCTAATCCGATATTCCTACTAAATTGATACCACAACTTGGCCGTGCAGGAGTGCAAGAAAGGTTTGGTGGTTAGAGAACCAACTTTCTAAAAAGTTACATGTCCCTTACAAAATATTAATGAATCCATACAAATATGTTATCAGTTTCATGCACAAGTTTCTGCTATATTGATGATTAGTATATAATTTCTATGAGAAAATAATGTGCTCACCAAAAGTATTATGCATCTGGTCAAGATGCTTTGAAAATACAGAAGTAATAGAATTAAGCTCTACAAAAACAGCTTATATTTGAGATAAATCAGCTGGTCACTTTGCGTCAATAGCTACTAAATATCTACAGCATTCAAATGTGAGCTCTTACTTGTGCATGTCAACCCAGTTTACTCCAGGCCGCATATTTGAGATGACAGCATCATGTGCACGAAGGACAGCCTGCAAACCAAAAAAGATACAGAAGTAATATATATTACAGGTTACAAGGCATTGGTCTTATTAacatgcttttttttttttgtggagGAATTGGATTACTATATTTTCTCCTAACTCTTGAACGTTGATGCTAATGAGCTTCTACTTTTGCAAATTGATAATCTGATTTAGTTATAAATTTTCGTGCTAGAGGGTTAGAAACCTCAAAAATTAAGTGTTCATAGAGAATATTCCTTTTTGGATTCAACAACGGCAGCTATGCTACTTCAGTGTAATATGATAGTGGATATGAATTTTGAAAGTCACTTCATATAATTAGAGCAAATGTGATGTGAACTTTCAGAATGTTGCTGGCTTCCTGCAATGATATCCAAGCGTGTGCTTACTACTCAAGAGTGGAAAGATGGAAATCCCTACATATTGCTGCGGTTGACGAGCCTCTCATGAATTAAATACAACAAGTAAGTGATTccaacataaataacaaaacactcACGTCATATACTAGAGATTGATCCTCTGTAAATTTTCCATTGACCTGCATGCACAATCACATTTCTTGTTATTACAAGACAGGACCAAACTCAAAACAATGACCTCCACAAACTAAAGACACTTTCATTCGGAACCTAACGGACAACAAGAAACTATTAATGTTTGTAAACATAACAAGTAAACAAAGAAATACAGTTATTGATATTTCAAGGTCAGAGCACAATGTAAGTAGGCAGATCAAGTCCTCTACTGATTGTTCAAAGTGTACAGACAAAGAAAAGCAGTATCTATGACCTTTTTGTGTTATTTGCAAGTCGATATAAAGGTATAGTAACATCCAATTAATATAAATGTTCACAATCTGAAATTaatcacaaaaataaaattataaataattgacTGTACGATCAGGCAAAGATAAAGATGTATCAAATTTGTTAGGTATTGCTTGAACCAGACAGAATAAAAGAATGCCCTGGCAAATTGTTCGTGAACGGAAGATATTGTAAGCAATATACTAAATACTGACTTTTTGGACAACAGGATGGTGTTGATTAACAAAAATGAGATGAATATATTGAATGTCAAAATAAGCTTCTTGATGTCCTACATAAGCAGCTAATTAGAGTGTCTTGAGTAAAAAAAGCACAGGACAGATGATTTCTTATTAAGTTTTCCTTTTACATAGAAATTGACGTACCAACTCAGATAGTTAGTTTTCAGAAGACGCATTTAGGCAATTGTAATTTATGCTGCTCTCCAACCATAGTGGTATCATAAACAGTCCAGGAGAGGTGGTCTTAAGTTTAAGCGTCACAGCCACATAATCACGAGATGAATTTTTCACAAACGATCATAATTTTAAGCTCTTTTAAAGGAGGCAATCAATCGGTAACCTTGTTACAAAGGATGAATCAAGAGCCGTGTTTGGTCACATCAAGGAATAGCGTAtcgaactttttttttttttttaaaactatttgGCCTATTGTCTCCATGTATAAGTCATTTAATGATTCTTTTAAATGTGAAGTCACACCACAGAAAACATGGGATAGATCTTGAACTAGAAAATAAATCGCAAGAGGATGACATTACTTGAGACATACATGCATCTATACATAAAGATTGCTCACCGGAAAGGAACAAGTAATATCAGAACCATAAAAATGATATTCAGCTCCCATGTCGAGCAGTGCCATATCACCATCTTCCAAAGTCTGCAAGAAAGTCATGGAGTTAAAatacttcaacttccaagttaATCCAGTTTTCCTCTCCAAAGACAAGAAATCACTTCTGGGAAAACAAATGACGGTTGTATTCAAAATTAAGAGGGACAATAAGGCAACGTTTCATAAGGTTTTAAAAAATTACGTTCtcccaaataaaataaaaaaaaaaaacttacaaaatcttcttaatttaaattatttccaCATATGAAACTAAAATCTTATTATGGTTGAACTTCGAAGTGACGAAGCATCGTAAATTCCATGATACACAATACTATACTTCTCATCGACAAAATCTCTTATTCGGGAAAATAAGGAAGACCGTGGACAGAACAACTGGGAACTATTGCCAaaaggtttttatttttctttattactTCTCCATTATTTTCGGTCATCTGATACTGTTTTCCTTTGAATTCCCATCTTcaacttaaattaaatattttccacATAAGTGATCTATCTCTATAAATATCTAAAATCAATGAGCAGAAACAAAACATCCGTAACACACAGAACAACATGGGTCATGATGTGAAAAAATCTTTCATTTGCCCCACCCAATTGATCAAACACGGAAAGATAGATTAAATAGCAAGTGATGTTGATTATTCTCAAAGATGCACTCACATTCTATCAGTTTGTCTATCCACCAGCCAATATCCTTTTTGGCATGGAGAGTCACAGGAGAAATGAAGTGAAACCTATGAGCACCTTACTTGCAACTGTGCCTTCTCAATGTCTTGATTTTGTATCTTTTTCTTCCTAACTACTTCAACCCCAACCAACAGTTCATGGAAAATTCAAATAACTTGAATTGAATTAGTAGTAACAAGAAGCGTCGTAGTACTGGGACACAAAAACACTGTTTGCTAAAACATAAAACTTGAACTACAAGGCAATACTATTTAGCATACCCTGTCATTTGGAGCTGCTGCATGACCATAGTGGAGAACAGCACTGTAATTCAAGCAATACAACTATCAACTTATGTCATGCACAGGAGCTCAAGTTTTTAGTCATgtagttaaaaaaaatatctgaGGCTCACAACACAAAAAGAGTCATGTTAGATACTTTGCCATCTCCCCCATCATGCAAGAGTCCCCAACAAAAGTTCAATCTTTCCTTTCTGTAATAATCCTCCTCCCCCGCAAAGTCCTTTTGATTCAAAAAAGAGAACAAGAAGGAGCAAAGATTTTTTTGTTTCCTTTTTTGCCATTATTATACAAAGTTAATGCACCTTTATTAAAAAATCTTCATTTATGTTGATTTTCATCCCTTTCTAAAAATGAAGCTGATAACTTTTTAACTGCTACAAAACCCATCATTTCCTTTCTCATGTGCCAAAACTTAAGCAATAAAGAAGAAACATGATattcataaatattaaaatatgataAAACTCACCTATTGTCTCCAGTTGCACATATACATGTGTACGAACAATGTCTACAGCCACCATACATGTAAGTGTGATGAAGAAACAAGCTTTCTAGCTGATACTCTTTCATGCCCACGTTTGTTTTCCTCATAACCTACtcgaaatttatttttaaatcaagaGTAATAAAAACTTAATCTATTGCACGAGTATTTACAAGTGAAAGAAAAATAAGTacttttgtcaagaaaaaataCATCCATCACAAGAAAAGAGAGAGTTATTTTTGCAAGCTCATTGAATACTGACAATCCCATTTTGCAATTGCAGTAATCCTTATTGTATATTAGGCAGTTGATTAAGGATAACTAGATAAATACCAAATAAATCATTAATACTAGGTAGTAGAGAACCTAAAATATTCTATGATAAtcaagagtccaaggctcaagCTTTTTCTGCTTCCTACAATTGTAAAAAATGCAGCATTCTATCTCTCAAAATTTTGGTGCACCCGACAACAACTTGATGGCCAATCCTTCTTAACTGCACATCATCATTGATGCTTCCGTCATTAACTCCTAGGTAACCACATTTTGACTAACCTTTTCCTTTACCTTAGTtataaaatcatcaatatacaaAAAGCTAGAGGACGGAAAAATTTCAACATTTCTACGAAAAGGATTATCGAGCGTGAGGTCGGACTTTAGAGAACATATGGAAATATACTCATAATATCTGCTCCACCAGAATTTTAAAAATGCACGCCTGGGACTAAAAGTGGAGAAAACAGGgggaaaaaaaaagtaaaaatttacagAAGAAAGAGAAACAATCTTAACCTCAACGTGAGCTTCGGAGCTGATATCATTGGCGAACTGGATTAGAGCAATCTCTTGCTGTGTCTTTAAGACGCGACATTCAGTCAAAATAGGATGCAAATTATTTAGATCTGTCTTAAAGTTTTCAATGCCctgaaaataatgaatgtttaaaAATCAACTTCCTCAGAAAAAAATAAGTCATGcatcaaaatcaaacaaacttaAAATTGGTCTAGAAAACCTAGGAGAATACTCATATTCTAAAAGAAAAAACGGTTTATGTTTAAGAAAAATTAGACATTAAGAATTTAAATTGGTCTAGAAAACAAACACACGACAGCCAAAATTGAATACGGTGATACCATATGTAGCATAAATAGTACAGAGGACCACATTAAAAATTCCAGCAACACAATGTATTAATTGATAGTAGCATCAGTACGCGTGTGTACCATTTGATACCAATTCGTAAATGAAAATTCAAGATAGAAAAATGAGATGCAGTAAAAATGATAACACACTCTGATTTTGGAATGGAAACTTCTAATTGTGGTTATAttgacttaattaattaaa
It encodes:
- the LOC140886305 gene encoding uncharacterized protein isoform X1, which produces MDSWTSPSTLSPPAVPMELHSENREKLFHSFGDHLSQLGRPRSGFVCLQGGEEQTRHCTDHIELFRQESYFAYLFGVVEPGFYGAIDMSSGESILFAPRLPADYAVWLGEIKPLSYFKDKYMVHFVYYTDEITKVLHEQYQGPGKPLLYLLHGLNTDSNNFSKPAHFEGIENFKTDLNNLHPILTECRVLKTQQEIALIQFANDISSEAHVEVMRKTNVGMKEYQLESLFLHHTYMYGGCRHCSYTCICATGDNSAVLHYGHAAAPNDRTLEDGDMALLDMGAEYHFYGSDITCSFPVNGKFTEDQSLVYDAVLRAHDAVISNMRPGVNWVDMHKLAERTILESLKNGNVLYGDIDAMNHERLGAIFMPHGLGHLLGIDTHDPGGYLKGAERPKEPGLKALRTSRELLEGMVITVEPGCYFINALLLPAMENPKTSKYFNQEKIIRFRDFGGVRIESDVYVTSDGCVNMTKVPREIQEIEAVMGGAPWPIRKTSLPSSNGKF
- the LOC140886305 gene encoding uncharacterized protein isoform X2, with the protein product MDSWTSPSTLSPPAVPMELHSENREKLFHSFGDHLSQLGRPRSGFVCLQGGEEQTRHCTDHIELFRQESYFAYLFGVVEPGFYGAIDMSSGESILFAPRLPADYAVWLGEIKPLSYFKDKYMVHFVYYTDEITKVLHEQYQGPGKPLLYLLHGLNTDSNNFSKPAHFEGIENFKTDLNNLHPILTECRVLKTQQEIALIQFANDISSEAHVEVMRKTNVGMKEYQLESLFLHHTYMYGGCRHCSYTCICATGDNSAVLHYGHAAAPNDRTLEDGDMALLDMGAEYHFYGSDITCSFPVNGKFTEDQSLVYDAVLRAHDAVISNMRPGVNWVDMHKLAERTILESLKNGNVLYGDIDAMNHERLGAIFMPHGLGHLLGIDTHDPGGYLKGAERPKEPGLKALRTSRELLEGMCLNCR
- the LOC140888346 gene encoding mitogen-activated protein kinase kinase kinase 20-like, yielding MHWIRGEELGRGGFAFVSKGVIQQEDSSCLVVAVKSSKSSECKSLVKEKKLLDRFNNCPFIIRCFGDETSQEDGQELYNIFLEYASGGCLAGEINKSSNAGKGLPEPLVKKHTRSILVALSHMHAMGYVHCDIKPHNILIVKEAGVEDTAKLADLGSALNMRGRGGEDEDDDDGGFRGTVLYAAPESISNQTYVPQSDVWSLGCTVLSMLTGNNSPWKFDKSCMNAVDVMMKIGCSDQIPEMPRKLISKEAMDFLKKCFVKDPTSRCTAHVLLDHPFIKAAPLAGRCSSSSRRHHHHHHLASRLFHGISSLVPTCFHLHHSAAVS